DNA sequence from the Vicia villosa cultivar HV-30 ecotype Madison, WI linkage group LG3, Vvil1.0, whole genome shotgun sequence genome:
ggtttggttttggctatgagggtgatacctcacataaatttgaacctgttgatgatttgaaaatcacatacaagccattgtatgatcagttcaaatatggccacgcacatgatattaggctcacctcacatgcacagagttttaacactgtacacaccaagaagcatgtgacacaacctaagaaatatcatgctgacaaacctaaagaaaatcatgttgttcctcctgttaattattatgctaaacccaagttcaatcagaacttgaggaagactaacaagaaaggacccaagaaattgtgggtacctaaggagaagataatttctgttgcagatatccttagctgcaaagaagttaaagcacaaaatgtcatggtacctggactccgggtgctcgcgacacatgacgggaagaaggtctatgttccaagacctggtgcttaaacctggtggagaagttaagtttggaggagatcagaagggcaagattattggctctggaaccataaatattggtaactctccttccataactaatgtacttcttgtagaaggattaacgcataacttattgtccataagtcaattaagtgacaatggttatgatataatcttcaatcaaaagtcttgcaaggctgtaagttagaaggatggctcaatcctatttacaggcaagagaaagaacaacatttataagattgatctttcagatcttgagaagcagaatatgacttgccttatgtttgtttctgaagagcaatgggtctggcatagaagattaggacatgctagtttgagaaagatttctcagattaacaaactaaatctggttagaggactcccaaatctgaaatataaatcagatgctctttgtgaagcatgccagaagggcaagttctccaaacctgcattcaaatctaagaatgttgtctcttcctcaaggccgttagaacttctgcatattgatctgtttggaccagtcaaaacagcatctatcagagggaataaatatggattagtcatcgtagatgattatagccgctggacatgggtaaagttcttaaaacacaaggatgagtctcattcagtgttctttgaattttgcactcagatccaatctgagaaggagtgcaaaatcataaaggtcagaagtgatcatggtggcgaatttgagaacagattctttgaggagttcttcaaagaaaatggtattgcccatgatttctcttgccctagaactccacagcaaaatggagttgtagagcgaaagaataggactctgcaagaaatggccagaaccatgatcaatgagaccaatatggctaagcacttctgggcagaagcaataaacaccgcatgttatattcagaatagaatctctataagacctattctaaataagactccttatgaattgtggaagaacagaaagcctaacatttcatattttcatccttttggatgtgtgtgttttattctgaatacactagtgcagaaaatactttttacatcgggcaaaagtacattttacatcgggtctgAAACCGATGTAAATCCAAGCGATGTAATAAATCCAGTACATTTTACATCGGTCCACAAACCAAAGTGAAAAATCATGATACCGCATCGATTTAAATTATGTCTGatgtaaaacaaaataaatattttaaaaaaaaaaaattatgtgcaATATTTTAAATCGGTTTCCCGTATAGACCAATGTAAAAAGTATGTTTTTACATCGGCTTTGTAGTTGGCCTGATGTAATTTTTTTCATGAAAAGGCCGGTTTCATCTCCTGTAAGTTTTTTtacctaatttttcatattttgccAATATCACACAACCCACACTTAGATCActatttcatatttttctaacAACTAGTGAAGCATAATTTCATTGCACGAAATTTTTAGGagattatatatatattcttCCAAAATGAACAAATGATTTACAAGTAAATGATTTACAATTATCAATCTAGGTTACACacaattttacaaaattataagaaagttATGGTGGATTACTACAATAACAAAACAAGTGAAACCATACAAAATCCAACCATTTATAAATCTTTTCCCGTCCTTGAAATACCAACATGCAATCCACAATAAGAGCATTTGTAGCTTCGGTAGACAACACCAAAATCACATATTTGCTGACAATAAAAAATAACACCAATTAACATCAACAGACAACACCAAAATCAATAAACTAaaatctcacacacacacacacacacacacacacacacacacacacacacacacacacacatatatatatatatatatatatatatatatatatatatatatatatatatatatatatatatatatatatatatatatatatatatatatatccacaaTTTATTTCTGATTCAGCCCTACTAAACTACATCAACAGTTGCTGAACAttttatgaaaagaaattataATATCGATCcgtataaaataaatcataaaacataaaactgcTCTAAACAAAAGAATGTGTCTTCTTATGCATACCGTATAACAAGTTCAGAAGCCTCGGTATCCCATTGAAGAACACGGAATTTGTATCTTTCAGTAGCAATAAACAAAAAATCATGTGCTTCACCCTATTTAATCCATGAACACTTTAGTATATGCGAAATAAACTAAATATTATATAGCATCCAAGAAATAAAGATGTATTATTCTCACATGAGGGCGAAAAAGTTCAAGCGTAACAATTCTTCCATATAATGGCACATCCGGGATAGACTGCAAAGAGAACATTCATTCTATTATATAATCAACCAAAAGTGTAACAAATTGATTGAGATCAAAATCAAATAAGTTCTAGTAAACAGATCCACTACAAAAAAATTCTATTTCCCAAGTAATCTAACTTCATGTCCCGGCAGTTTTTGAAGTTTGTATATTCTAAGTCATCATCCATGAGAAGCTAAGAGCAATACCCAGTCCTTGTCATGGCAAAGCACAAATCATAATTGGACTACAAATGTGTGGATTATGGTTTACAAAAAACATCCATCCTAAAGTGATATCAACAACAAGATCCGTcacaaaattcaaatcatccgtTGTTGCATTGAATAAAAACATTccaaataataagaataaaaaaacacTACCCAAGCACATGATATTCTTAAGATGAAACAATCACCAATTAAAATAAGGTTAATATCACTTCAACAACCATAAAAAATTGGCTACTATATATGCTCCAGTACCAAAACCATGGATTGCTAACAAATAGTTAGACCAACTAAAGTTGGATACAATTGATTTCTAAAACTAGCCTTAAATATTTCCTACAGCTACATTACATAGATTTATCAAAGAATCAAAGTCTCTGCCACACCTTTAGAATATTTCCTACAACTACAACTTTAGAATAACTTTAGATACCATTTATCATCCACTTTAACTTATCAACTTATATGTAGTTAAAATCAATCTTTCTAATTCAAAGATATTGACCCAGCCTTCCTATACAGTAACAAAACACAACCCTTTGGAACcttcaattcaaaaataaataaagtttagCATGACTTCTTAAATCTTACCATCATAATCATTATAACCATTATCATTTACACTCACTTCATATAAGGCACAGTGTAGGAAAATAATACTGTAAAGAAACCAAaatgattattttaaattaagaaatttataaataattaatttgtctAATATTTATCACAAAAAGTGGATCAAACCAACCACAAATGCAATCATGGACGACAGTTTTCACCTAAATAACATAAACAACATCATTAAACGTTTAAAAACTTGATCCAAGACTATCAATAGATACAACTCATGAGTCAAAAACAATATCAAAGAGGAAACCAAACCACCAATTCATAATATAAAATGCTATGTAAAATGAAATGCTAAACTTTTCTAATAATAATTCTAAACTCAGCAAAGGACCAAAAATGCATGTGGTCAAAAAATCAAAACTGAGTTTGAAATCAAAAGTTGTCACAAGCGCCTAAAAATGGGAATCAAATCCAAGTATAGTGTTTAATCACATTCACGAAGTAAAGTTGTGAGAGAATATATCTCACCAGCCCTAATGTAATACCAATCGGGATCATAGGGAGCCAATTCTCTGAACTTTGCAATTTTCACAATATCAGTCTATTCAGGCAGCTCCATCTATTTAGAAGATAAACAAATAAATTTCAACTAAAAAATAGCAATTAGAAACAATACCACCAGTCATGAAAACAAAAATGACAAAAACCACCTATTTCCCAATTCAATGAATGAAAAAAAATCTGATTCCCAAAATCACAAAACAATTCATATCAAACactaattgattaattaatcaaCTTAATTATTTGCTAGTGTAACTCACTAATAAAAATCAATGAATTTCAAACAGACGTCAAATCTTCTCCAAAATTTCAAACATAAAAAGATCCAAAAGAAATCATACCTTGCCGTTTGAGATGAGCGGAGTAAGCCTTGACGAATTCGTGAGGAGAAATTCCTTCACAGTTATTGAAGAAGCCATGACTAATGCTGATTATCATAATCGCAAATGCTTTCGCGGCTGAGAGAGTGAAGAACGAACACAATGCCAACTAGGGTTTCAGTTTCATTTGCTATTAAATAGAAAGAAGAGGTTTCGgcaaaagaaagaagataaacaaaataatttttgtgtTGGAAAGGAGGCTATGCAGTCGCACAGGCAGGCTGAACCGGAGGTGGGTCACCGTCGGACTGGGTTTCGCCGCCGGAAGGTGGGTCGCGCGCAACGTCGAACAGGGTTTCGCCGCCGAAAGGTGGGTGGCTGTGTCGTTGTCGCTGCGTCGTGGTTTCACGGTGATCAGGTGGCTTGCTGTGTCGTGGTGGCTCGATGTGTCGTGGAGGGAGATCTACGGCGAAGCTGTCGTGGTCgcggagagaaaggaaagaaaagaaattttattttgtGAGTGAATGAGGCTAGGGTTAAGTTGGAACTATTGGGAGACTTTTTCCATCGGGTAATATATGGGCCGATGTAACAGGCCTTTTTGGTGGACTTTTCCCATCGGGTAATGTATGGGCCGATGGAAAAgcctttataaaaaaaattgtcttatttacAGTAATGTCACCGTGTAGACTTTTCCCATCGGGTATTGTATTAGACGATGGGAAACCCTTTTCTGGTATACTTTTTCCATCGGATATTATATGGCCTGATGTAAAAgcctttataaaaaaattagttttatttacagtaatgcCACCGTGTAttggatttttaatttttgagttatTTTTCCCATCAGCTCCATTAAATATCTGATGTAAAATTCctaaatcatttttttttcacatcaatttgttataaaacctgatgtaaaatctttgacatatatttttcacatcagttaTCTTTATACTTGATGTAAAATCTTGTAACCAAATGTAATATTTTTAGTAGtgatactaaagatcatcttggtaagtttgattctaaggcacaaaaatgttttcttcttggatattttgaacgctctaaaggctacagagtatacaatactgaaatattggttgtagaagaatcaatcaat
Encoded proteins:
- the LOC131656630 gene encoding uncharacterized protein LOC131656630 isoform X2, whose translation is MIPIGITLGLSIPDVPLYGRIVTLELFRPHGEAHDFLFIATERYKFRVLQWDTEASELVIRKYVILVLSTEATNALIVDCMLVFQGREKIYKWLDFVWFHLFCYCSNPP
- the LOC131656630 gene encoding uncharacterized protein LOC131656630 isoform X1 produces the protein MASSITVKEFLLTNSSRLTPLISNGKSIPDVPLYGRIVTLELFRPHGEAHDFLFIATERYKFRVLQWDTEASELVIRKYVILVLSTEATNALIVDCMLVFQGREKIYKWLDFVWFHLFCYCSNPP